The sequence TTTAACAATCACTGCCCCCACTAGTGGGTTGGTATATGTTTCCCCTTGTCCTTTAAGCGCTTGTTCAATTGCCAAGCGCATATATTTTTCATGTCTCACTTTCTTCACCTCCAACAAAAAAGCCCCTCATATTTGAGGGACTTTTAAAAAATAGACAGTATTAATCTAGGTTAAACCACACATTCGTCTCTTTTGAATCAGATAAAAACCCCACTAAAAAGACTAGTGGGGTTAAAAAAGGTGTGCTTTAAATAAACGGATGCCCTTATAGGTAGGTGCTTTTAAAAAGCCTACAGCTATCGTTGGTTAACCGTTCCTTTGATTACTTCTCCCATCCAGACTTTAACTGTCGGTTTCAGATTTTCACTGAATCAACCACAATCGAAATTATGGTTCACGGACTTCAAAAATAATATTTTTGTCACCGCCGGTCGGGAATTACACCCTGCCCCGAAGAATCATTATTCAATTGAACACAGCATATCACCTGTTTTTTTATTTGTCAATATCAGTATTTTTTATTAAACACAGCAGAACCATCAAGTCAGTAAGTTCCCCTCACCTATAAATGCAAATAATAGCAACGAATCGAGTCAAAAGACTCTTCACTGTGTTATATCACTCCAAAAACCATGAAACTGACGGCAAATATTTTTGATAATAATTAATCACATCTATTGCAGAGTAATAGCCGAGCACTACACAACCAAAAATGAACACTCCCGTTAGCATCATAATCTTTATCTTTTTTTTACGGATACTTAGAATAAATATCGTACCTGCTAATGGAGTCAAAAAAGCACTTATACCGAGCATTAGCGGTGAAACATTCCCTTTTATTTTTCTGTAGCCAGACCTGTCCGAATAAAAAGTACCTCTATAAAAATGATCGTCCATCTGGTATTTAAGAATAAGTGCACCAATAGTCATTAGTATGGCGCAACTAATAAAACATTTAGTCTTCAAAGACATTTTTGAGAACTCTTGCAATCCCATTTAAAGACAACAATAATGATTATAGCACCCGCAATCATAATCTTTTGGAATATCAACATCAATGCAGTAACTGACATTATAACTAAACCAGTCGTGTTTTCTCCAAATAAGAACATAAAAACACCCACAATCATTAAAACTACAGCGGTAGTAATTAACCAGTCTCTTAAAGACATTTTCTTTAACTTTATTATCAATTCTTTGATTTTATTCATTTGTACTTATCCTTTGCCTATTTAATACGTAACTGTAGTAATAATAACATAGCCAAAGACTTCATTACTTACTTAGTTATGAACATTCAACGACTCTCTGAAAATAATAAGTTCCATCGCTCATCATAGTAAAAAGCCCCTATTCTAAGAAATAGGAGCCCAAAATACTAATCTCATTCTTTCATTCTCACTGACACTATTGCTTCTCTGTTCTTAAATTATCATTAACCTTATCACAAATAAAAACAGCTCGCTCTGCGCCTTCAATTAATGATTACTACTAGTTGAAAATTCAAATACTAGTTAAGTCCAAATTTAGCACTTAATTCCTTTAGGAATTCATCTTCATTTTGCACGATCCACTTCTCTTTAAACTCGGGATCTTGCACTAATAACATCGTTATTTTTTGAGCTTTTTTATTAGCCTTCACTTCATTCACTTTTTTATTAATGACACGTAAACTACTATTTTTAGCTATATTCGACAGTTCTTTATCGGTCGTTTTATGTGTTATTTTTACTTTTTGTGCAGTTAAATCTTTTATGACTTCTTTTTCAAAATCGCCTGTTTGCCATTCAGTTAAGCCAGTAATCATTAGGTCCACTTGAGCTTTACCCTCTTTATTTTCAATCGTTTCAGCCTTGAATTTTGTTTCATCTTGCAATTTTTTATTCAGTGACTCATAAATTCTACTTAAATTAGCATCATATGTATGATCTAACTCTAGTGCAGCTGATAACTCTTTTACAAACGCTGATTTTGATTCTTTTTTGATGTCACTTGTTTTATCCTCAAAAAAATCATTAAATTTCGCGTTATCTTTCCCATATATGTAAGTATCCACATAACTTTCGGCTGCTGCTTTTGGATCAGTCTGTTTTTGACAGGCACTTAATAATAAAATCATTAATAGGCCTAACAAAATTATTTTATATTTATGCTTCATTATAGATAGTCTTAACGACGTCCTCCTTGTCTATTTTGATTATAATTTTTCTTTTCTTGGATAATTTGTTGACGTTCTGATTGCGTAAGATCGGGATTACTTAATTTTTCACCATACGCTCTATTTTGGTTCGCTTTTTCATTACCATTCACTTGATTTGACTGGTTTCCTTGATTTGACTGGTTATAATTTTTCTTTTCTTGAATAATTTGTTGACGTTCCGCTTGCGTAAGATCTGGATTATTTAATTTTTCACCATATGCTTTGTTTTGATTTGCTTTTTCATTACTTATCACTGTATTCGCTTTTTTATCAGCTGCTTTTTGTTGTTCTTTTGCGGCAATCTCTTCTTTTTTAGCTTTAACCACTGCAATGTTTTTTACCTTTTTTTCCTTAACTTGTGTTGTTAATGTTGCTTTAGCAACTTTTTCAATTCGAGTAAACATCTCACGGATTTTTTCTTGTTTTATTGTTAGTTGCAAGTCTTTATTCATATTTGAAGCCTGAACATCAACGCCACCACCTAAAGAAATTCCAATTGCTGTAAACAAAACACTACACATTAACACTACTTTTTTAACCACTTATAATACACCCTTTCAAATGAAGTTTAAACACCATTATATAACTACTAATAACTAAAGTAAAGCTCATTTTTAGTTTATATTAATCATTTAATTTTATCTATAAAATAACCCCCCGATAATTACACCGTTCTTTCATTGCAGACGAATACTTAATTTTAATTGTGAAACCAAGTATTTATTAACCAGGATAAGTAATCACTAGAATCAATTTAACTTTTAAAAAAATTAATTAACGTAAAAAAAGAATAGATTTCTCTATTCTTCAAAAGACTATTTTTCCACATAAATGATTCACTTTATGTTTTTATTTTATGACTTTATTTATATTCCACACAATCCAGAAATAAGCCTTGAGCTGGTACTGTCATACCCGCATTTTTTCTCGTTTTGCTCATAAATACATCATCGATGATGTTAGCCTCTAAAGTTCCTGCACCAATTTCTAAAATTGTCCCCATCATGATTCTCACCATATTGTATAAGAAGCCTTCTCCCTCAAATTTAAACTGCAGCAAATCGCCCTCACTCGTAATTGTGATTGCTTTTATTGTACGCACCGTTGTTTTTTTTGATTTTTTAAGCGAAGAGAAACCAAGAAAATCATGGGTACCTTCCAACATACGGCAAGCACTATTCATTTTAGTAATATCTAACTTTTGCGAAATATGGTGGCTGTAATAACGTTCGAATGCTGATGGAATCGGATTATTCCAAACATAGTAGCTATACTGTTTACCAGTAGCGTTATAACGCGCATGAAACCGTTCAGGTACCTCTTCAACTTTTTTGACAATTATATCCCAAGGTAAATAGTGATTAAGTTGATTTAATAATTTATCACTCGTCAATGGTGAATCTGTTTTAAAATTAGCCACTTGCCCCCTCGCATGTGTTCCCGCATCCGTTCGTCCTGATCCAATAATCTCAATTTTTTCACCTGTAATTTGTGTTAAAACCGCTTCAATTCGTCCTTGAATTGTTTTATCAGAATCACCCAATCGTTGCCAGCCTAGATAACGTTTCCCATCGTATTCAATCGTTATTTTTATATTTCGCATTATCATTTTTCTCCTCATATTCGTGCTTATTATTTATTAATTCATTGTA comes from Brochothrix thermosphacta DSM 20171 = FSL F6-1036 and encodes:
- a CDS encoding DUF5105 domain-containing protein, with the translated sequence MKHKYKIILLGLLMILLLSACQKQTDPKAAAESYVDTYIYGKDNAKFNDFFEDKTSDIKKESKSAFVKELSAALELDHTYDANLSRIYESLNKKLQDETKFKAETIENKEGKAQVDLMITGLTEWQTGDFEKEVIKDLTAQKVKITHKTTDKELSNIAKNSSLRVINKKVNEVKANKKAQKITMLLVQDPEFKEKWIVQNEDEFLKELSAKFGLN
- the truA gene encoding tRNA pseudouridine(38-40) synthase TruA — translated: MRNIKITIEYDGKRYLGWQRLGDSDKTIQGRIEAVLTQITGEKIEIIGSGRTDAGTHARGQVANFKTDSPLTSDKLLNQLNHYLPWDIIVKKVEEVPERFHARYNATGKQYSYYVWNNPIPSAFERYYSHHISQKLDITKMNSACRMLEGTHDFLGFSSLKKSKKTTVRTIKAITITSEGDLLQFKFEGEGFLYNMVRIMMGTILEIGAGTLEANIIDDVFMSKTRKNAGMTVPAQGLFLDCVEYK